The following coding sequences lie in one Mucilaginibacter sp. KACC 22773 genomic window:
- a CDS encoding beta-class carbonic anhydrase has translation MSNAIDELQQVKSKVHRQVLKANDEYVKHFGDKGNLTIPPARQFAILTCMDARLDPAKYAGLAEGDAHVIRNAGGRASDDAIRSLVISHKLLGTKEWFVIHHTDCGMGLFTDDIIRNLLSKSLNTATIDENGWRNADESGGSDEANHIAFLTFKNLEASVVEDVERIRHHPLVAGNIPIYGYIYDVRSGKLIEVPQATHAGEVLN, from the coding sequence ATGTCAAACGCAATTGATGAGCTTCAGCAAGTAAAAAGTAAAGTACACCGGCAGGTACTTAAAGCTAACGATGAATATGTAAAACATTTTGGCGATAAGGGTAATCTTACTATACCGCCGGCACGCCAGTTTGCCATTTTAACCTGTATGGATGCCCGCCTTGATCCTGCCAAATACGCAGGCCTTGCCGAGGGCGATGCACACGTGATCCGCAACGCAGGCGGCCGGGCAAGCGATGACGCTATCCGTTCATTGGTGATATCACATAAACTATTGGGTACCAAAGAATGGTTTGTAATACACCATACCGATTGCGGTATGGGCTTGTTTACCGATGATATCATTCGTAACTTACTATCCAAAAGCCTGAATACGGCCACTATCGACGAAAACGGCTGGCGCAATGCCGACGAAAGCGGCGGATCTGACGAAGCCAATCATATCGCATTCCTCACCTTCAAAAACCTGGAAGCCAGCGTTGTGGAAGATGTGGAGCGCATCAGGCATCATCCGTTAGTGGCTGGCAACATTCCCATTTACGGTTATATATATGATGTACGGTCGGGCAAGTTAATTGAGGTGCCCCAGGCCACGCATGCAGGCGAGGTTTTAAACTAA
- a CDS encoding peroxiredoxin family protein produces MSTTANKYPFFDLSEIVPDNDIAFKPYRALQPVKAGNYIPDLKFSNDYTRWQSFFNGAQTHGPIALRQLLKKPLVIAFYSHHWKEQGFELLNQLNNIQQEIRANGGSLLIISDERTDELAKQAWESSFTLNFYHDEEKNIAHTFRIYSDNDPVWNRFSGIDVNVPLLATYIIDASKQVIYSHIDLDFLGTFDGEAIVSSVYESSLIANSRKSA; encoded by the coding sequence ATGTCAACTACTGCTAATAAATACCCGTTTTTCGATCTTTCAGAAATTGTTCCTGATAACGATATTGCTTTTAAACCTTACCGCGCTTTGCAACCCGTAAAAGCAGGTAATTATATTCCCGATTTAAAGTTTTCCAATGATTATACCCGTTGGCAATCGTTTTTCAACGGTGCACAAACACATGGGCCAATTGCTTTAAGGCAACTGCTCAAAAAACCATTGGTGATTGCATTTTACTCGCACCACTGGAAAGAGCAAGGCTTTGAATTGTTAAATCAATTGAACAATATCCAGCAGGAAATAAGAGCAAACGGCGGTAGCTTGTTGATTATCAGCGATGAGCGTACCGACGAACTGGCAAAACAGGCTTGGGAAAGCAGTTTTACCCTTAACTTTTATCACGACGAGGAGAAAAATATAGCTCACACATTCAGGATTTATTCTGACAACGACCCGGTTTGGAACCGCTTTTCGGGTATTGATGTTAATGTGCCCTTGCTGGCCACCTATATTATCGATGCCAGCAAGCAGGTGATTTACAGCCATATTGATCTTGACTTTTTGGGAACTTTCGATGGTGAAGCTATTGTTTCGTCGGTTTACGAATCGTCATTGATAGCTAACAGCAGGAAATCAGCCTGA
- a CDS encoding L,D-transpeptidase family protein — translation MLKGVCKFISIPLISLLYIPLGCNHSSKSGRQSKADSLKRKAVKEWNKTIPGNFSDQTDAIFDSTLLATFVKTHPAFEPYVKDISLFYSKRKFAYAWYNKGKLIEQAGNLADRVGNLQNEGIYKATPYPKVLDSLIFAPNSKSSKPNIETELMLTAQYFVFSKLAFQGMSDSTSKAVNWFLPRKKISYNDYLDTLLRQSGKAGSTLSEPVYRQYDLLKNYLAKYRALDAKEKWTTIPSAKGVKPGDSSAVIPQIRTRLFKLGDFKGDTLGNVFDNELQQAINQFQLRHGLTADGLPGPGTLAEMNVPLKKRIRQIIVNMERCRWLPVSLSTDYLAVNIPEFKLHVYHADSLLWSCNVVVGQKVHQTVIFYGQMQYVVFSPYWNVPESIVRNEVLPEMRKNSSYISKHNMIITGRENGLPVIKQKPGPENSLGLVKFLFPNSYSIYLHDTPSRSLFGESSRAFSHGCIRVGEPAKLTAFLLKYDTTWTADRIYKAMHLGKEQTITLKQKVPVFIAYFTAFTDRDNKLNFRQDIYDRDEQLASMILSGSGKY, via the coding sequence ATGTTAAAAGGCGTTTGCAAATTCATTTCCATACCACTTATTTCGCTCTTATACATACCATTAGGCTGCAATCATAGTTCTAAATCCGGCCGGCAATCAAAAGCCGACTCGCTTAAACGAAAAGCTGTTAAAGAATGGAATAAAACCATCCCAGGCAATTTCAGCGATCAAACCGACGCAATTTTTGATAGCACGCTGCTTGCCACTTTTGTTAAAACCCACCCTGCATTTGAGCCCTATGTTAAGGATATCAGCCTGTTTTATAGCAAGCGCAAGTTTGCTTACGCCTGGTACAACAAAGGAAAGTTGATTGAACAGGCCGGTAACCTGGCAGACAGAGTAGGAAATTTACAAAATGAGGGTATTTACAAGGCCACTCCCTACCCCAAAGTTTTAGACTCATTGATATTTGCGCCTAATAGCAAGTCATCAAAACCCAATATCGAAACAGAGTTAATGCTGACGGCCCAGTATTTTGTATTTTCAAAACTGGCTTTCCAGGGAATGAGCGATTCTACCAGTAAAGCGGTTAACTGGTTTTTGCCGCGCAAAAAAATCTCCTATAATGATTACCTGGATACTTTATTAAGGCAAAGCGGCAAAGCCGGCAGCACCTTATCAGAGCCTGTTTACAGGCAGTACGATTTATTAAAAAACTACCTCGCCAAATACCGGGCGTTAGACGCGAAAGAAAAATGGACAACGATACCATCAGCCAAAGGCGTAAAACCAGGCGACTCGTCGGCGGTTATCCCGCAGATAAGAACACGGCTTTTCAAATTGGGAGATTTTAAGGGCGACACCTTAGGCAATGTTTTTGACAATGAATTGCAACAGGCCATAAACCAGTTTCAACTAAGGCATGGCTTAACAGCCGATGGCCTGCCGGGGCCGGGGACACTTGCAGAGATGAACGTACCCTTAAAAAAACGCATCAGGCAGATTATTGTTAATATGGAGCGGTGCCGCTGGCTTCCGGTTAGTTTAAGTACCGATTACCTGGCTGTAAATATCCCCGAATTTAAATTGCACGTTTATCATGCCGATAGTTTGTTGTGGAGTTGTAATGTGGTTGTAGGCCAAAAGGTGCATCAAACAGTTATATTCTATGGCCAGATGCAATACGTGGTGTTTAGCCCGTACTGGAATGTACCCGAGAGTATTGTCCGAAACGAAGTTTTACCCGAAATGCGAAAGAACTCCAGTTATATCAGCAAGCACAACATGATCATTACGGGCCGCGAGAATGGTTTGCCGGTAATTAAACAAAAACCCGGCCCCGAAAACTCATTAGGGCTTGTGAAATTTTTGTTCCCGAATAGCTATAGTATTTATTTGCATGATACGCCCTCACGATCGTTATTTGGCGAATCGTCCAGGGCCTTTAGTCACGGTTGCATCCGCGTTGGCGAACCTGCAAAGCTTACCGCTTTTCTGTTGAAATATGATACTACCTGGACTGCTGACAGAATTTACAAAGCGATGCATCTTGGCAAAGAACAAACTATAACACTTAAACAAAAAGTACCTGTGTTCATCGCCTATTTCACAGCTTTTACCGATAGAGATAACAAACTCAACTTTCGCCAGGATATCTACGACAGAGATGAGCAGCTGGCTTCGATGATATTATCGGGAAGCGGGAAGTATTAG
- a CDS encoding GH92 family glycosyl hydrolase, whose translation MKKQIFLAGILAVLTSSSFGQAHKSRKNGKAVPVSFTKYVDPYIGTGFHGHVFVGANVPFGAVQLGPTNLSEGWDWCSGYHISDSTIIGFQHTHLSGTGIGDLGDISFMPTTGAIKTYKGSLKDMQDGYVSLFSHKDEVVKPGYYKVKLKRYDIGVELTASTRVGMHKYTFPASKDAHIVIDLQEGIGWDRSYETYIKQEDKYTISGYRFSKGWAADQRIYFTAVFSKPMEKFAVYDSTAKAGATKLKGAKVKGVISFATSKGEVVYAKVGISPVSSANAMLNIKAEIPGWDFAKVVTEADQAWNGQLGKINIKADSLSILKKFYTAFYHSMVAPSIFNDVNGEYWGTDKKVHKNVGFNNVTTFSLWDTYRSNNPLSTIIHPEHTNDMINSMLAIYQQQGTLPTWHLMANETNCMVGYSAVPVVADALLKGYKGFDANLAYEAMKTTAMQDARGVKFVKKLGFIPADSTAESVSMGLEYAIDDWCLAQVAKKLGKTADYEYFSKRGKYYKNYYDPKAGFMRGRLADNSWRTPYSPFISIHETGDFTEGNGWEYTFLVPQDVEGLINLLGGKDKFNIKLDSLFIAEGDMGKFKSPDVSGLIGQYAHGNEPGHPMAYYYDYSGQPWKTAAKVRYILDDFYTTKTDGIIGNEDVGQMSAWYVLSALGFYPVNPANGLYVFGSPVITEARLKLQGNKTFHIVVKNNGPKNMYINAMKLNGVNYTKTYFSHKTLMAGGELEITMGDKPGTVWGVGDANKAVSVLK comes from the coding sequence ATGAAAAAACAGATCTTTTTAGCCGGAATACTGGCTGTCTTAACATCAAGCTCATTTGGCCAGGCCCATAAGTCCCGAAAAAACGGGAAAGCGGTGCCTGTCTCTTTTACCAAATATGTCGATCCTTATATCGGCACCGGCTTTCATGGCCATGTGTTTGTTGGCGCAAACGTTCCTTTTGGTGCTGTGCAATTAGGGCCAACCAACTTATCCGAAGGCTGGGATTGGTGCTCGGGCTACCATATTTCCGATTCAACCATTATTGGGTTTCAGCATACACATTTAAGCGGTACAGGTATTGGCGACCTGGGCGATATCTCCTTTATGCCAACCACCGGTGCCATCAAAACTTACAAGGGCAGTTTGAAAGATATGCAAGATGGCTATGTTTCACTTTTTAGCCACAAGGACGAAGTTGTGAAGCCCGGATACTATAAGGTTAAGCTAAAACGCTACGATATCGGTGTCGAGCTTACAGCCAGTACCAGGGTAGGGATGCACAAATACACTTTCCCCGCTTCAAAAGATGCGCATATTGTGATTGACTTACAGGAAGGTATTGGCTGGGACAGATCGTACGAAACCTACATTAAACAGGAAGATAAGTATACCATCAGCGGTTACCGCTTTTCAAAAGGATGGGCAGCTGATCAGCGCATTTACTTCACCGCCGTTTTCTCCAAACCGATGGAAAAATTTGCCGTTTATGACAGCACAGCCAAAGCAGGTGCTACCAAGTTAAAAGGTGCAAAAGTTAAAGGCGTTATCAGTTTTGCTACCTCAAAGGGTGAGGTTGTCTACGCTAAAGTTGGTATTTCGCCGGTAAGTTCGGCAAATGCCATGCTAAACATTAAAGCCGAAATACCTGGTTGGGATTTTGCAAAAGTTGTTACCGAGGCCGACCAGGCCTGGAATGGACAGTTAGGGAAAATCAATATCAAAGCTGATTCATTATCGATATTGAAAAAGTTCTATACCGCTTTCTATCACTCTATGGTAGCGCCATCTATATTTAATGATGTAAATGGGGAGTACTGGGGCACCGATAAAAAGGTGCATAAAAACGTTGGTTTTAATAATGTAACCACATTTTCGTTATGGGATACTTACAGATCTAATAACCCATTATCAACCATCATCCACCCCGAGCATACTAACGATATGATAAACTCGATGCTGGCTATTTACCAGCAGCAGGGTACTTTGCCAACCTGGCATTTAATGGCTAATGAAACTAACTGTATGGTTGGTTATAGCGCGGTGCCCGTTGTTGCCGATGCATTGCTTAAAGGCTACAAAGGTTTTGATGCTAACCTTGCATATGAGGCTATGAAAACTACCGCCATGCAGGATGCACGCGGCGTTAAATTTGTTAAAAAACTGGGTTTTATTCCTGCAGATAGTACAGCGGAATCTGTTTCGATGGGTTTGGAATATGCTATTGACGATTGGTGCCTTGCACAGGTTGCCAAAAAACTGGGCAAAACTGCCGATTATGAATACTTTAGCAAGCGCGGTAAATACTACAAAAATTACTACGACCCTAAAGCCGGGTTTATGCGTGGCCGCTTAGCCGACAATTCATGGCGCACGCCGTACAGCCCATTCATCTCGATTCATGAAACCGGCGACTTTACCGAAGGCAATGGCTGGGAATATACTTTTCTGGTGCCCCAGGATGTTGAGGGATTAATTAATTTGCTGGGCGGCAAAGATAAATTTAATATCAAGCTCGATTCGTTATTTATTGCCGAGGGCGATATGGGTAAATTTAAATCGCCCGACGTTTCGGGATTAATAGGCCAGTATGCCCATGGCAACGAGCCTGGCCACCCAATGGCCTACTACTATGATTACTCGGGCCAGCCATGGAAAACAGCCGCCAAAGTGCGCTATATCCTGGATGATTTTTATACCACTAAAACCGACGGTATTATTGGCAACGAAGATGTTGGCCAGATGTCGGCATGGTACGTACTCTCGGCTCTTGGTTTTTACCCGGTTAATCCGGCAAATGGCCTGTATGTTTTTGGCAGCCCGGTAATCACCGAGGCAAGGCTGAAACTGCAAGGCAATAAAACATTTCACATCGTTGTAAAAAACAACGGGCCTAAAAATATGTACATCAACGCCATGAAGCTAAACGGTGTAAATTATACCAAAACTTACTTTTCGCACAAAACCCTGATGGCCGGCGGTGAGTTGGAAATAACCATGGGCGATAAGCCAGGTACCGTTTGGGGAGTAGGGGATGCCAATAAAGCGGTATCGGTGTTGAAGTAG
- a CDS encoding alpha-L-fucosidase, whose protein sequence is MKKVTGIILLLLAIGLKGFSQGAPKPYGPLPTKGQLNWQEMGMYCIIHYGVDVYTDKEWGYGDEDPKLINPSQFSAMQIVGAAKAGGFKGVVVVAKHHDGFCLWPTKTTEHNISKSPYKNGKGDILKEYREACDKLGMQLGVYCSPWDRNNPNYGTDEYIKIYREQLRELYTNYGPLFISWHDGANGGDGYYGGKREVRHIDRSTYYGWDTTWAITRKLQPNAVIFGDVGPDVRWVGNEEGHAGETCWATYTPHAPVEGKKPGNGFVKDYEGTEGTRNGDYWMPAECDVSLRPGWFYHKTQDDGVKSPYTLLDLYYKSVGRGAALDLGLSPDPRGIVNEIDVKSLTQFGNLLKQTFAVNLAKGATVSASNIRGGNKLSFGPQLLLDNDRYSYWATDDKVTTPSLTIDLHTPKTFNVIRLRENIKLGQRIEAFEVDAFMNGKWQQIGAATSIGGNRLIRLTQNITASKLRLRITKSPVAIALSDFGLFKEPVHLTAPKIVRNKKGEVSITTEAPVSAIRYTLNGQEPTLTSPVYQEPVLLANGGIVKARSFEGRGQKSDVAFASFGYAKIDWKIIDATAENDVGNRAENAIDEHTGTLYSTLSKDNAKFPQQISIDMGVARQIKAFGYLPRQDKQADGIVDRYTFYTSLDGKEWVKVASGEFSNIKSNPIEQPVVLSTPVSARYFKFEAEHVISGNGITVAELSVY, encoded by the coding sequence ATGAAAAAGGTTACAGGTATCATATTATTGTTATTGGCCATCGGCCTAAAAGGATTTAGCCAAGGCGCGCCAAAGCCCTACGGCCCGCTGCCAACCAAAGGGCAGCTAAACTGGCAGGAAATGGGTATGTATTGCATTATTCATTATGGCGTTGATGTTTATACCGATAAGGAGTGGGGATATGGCGATGAAGACCCTAAACTGATTAATCCATCGCAGTTTAGCGCTATGCAAATTGTAGGTGCTGCCAAAGCCGGCGGTTTCAAAGGCGTTGTAGTGGTTGCCAAGCACCACGATGGTTTTTGCCTTTGGCCCACCAAAACAACCGAACATAACATATCCAAAAGCCCATACAAGAATGGCAAAGGCGATATTTTAAAAGAATACCGCGAGGCTTGCGATAAATTAGGAATGCAGTTGGGTGTATATTGCTCGCCCTGGGACAGGAATAACCCTAATTATGGAACCGATGAATATATCAAAATATACCGCGAACAATTACGCGAATTATATACAAACTATGGCCCGCTGTTTATATCATGGCATGATGGCGCCAACGGCGGCGATGGCTACTATGGCGGTAAGCGCGAGGTAAGACATATCGACAGATCGACCTATTATGGCTGGGACACTACCTGGGCCATTACCCGTAAATTGCAACCAAACGCCGTTATTTTTGGTGATGTTGGCCCCGATGTACGCTGGGTTGGTAATGAAGAAGGCCATGCCGGCGAAACCTGCTGGGCAACCTATACGCCCCATGCCCCGGTAGAAGGTAAAAAGCCGGGCAATGGTTTTGTAAAAGACTACGAAGGCACTGAAGGTACCCGCAACGGCGATTATTGGATGCCGGCCGAATGCGATGTGTCATTAAGGCCCGGATGGTTTTACCACAAAACACAGGACGACGGGGTGAAATCGCCCTATACATTGCTTGATCTGTATTACAAAAGTGTTGGCCGCGGCGCGGCGCTGGATTTAGGTTTATCGCCAGATCCGCGGGGGATTGTAAATGAGATAGACGTTAAATCCCTTACCCAATTTGGTAACCTGTTAAAACAAACCTTTGCGGTTAACCTGGCAAAGGGGGCTACCGTTTCCGCAAGTAATATCCGTGGCGGTAATAAATTAAGCTTTGGCCCGCAGCTTTTGTTAGATAACGACAGGTACAGTTATTGGGCTACGGATGATAAAGTAACCACCCCCAGTTTAACTATCGACCTGCACACGCCAAAAACATTCAACGTTATCCGCCTACGCGAAAATATTAAGTTAGGCCAGCGGATAGAAGCTTTTGAGGTGGATGCTTTTATGAACGGCAAATGGCAGCAGATTGGCGCAGCCACCAGCATAGGCGGTAACAGGCTGATCCGTTTAACTCAAAACATTACGGCAAGTAAGTTAAGGTTAAGAATAACCAAATCGCCTGTAGCCATTGCGCTTAGCGATTTTGGATTATTTAAGGAACCTGTACATTTAACGGCACCTAAAATTGTCCGAAACAAAAAAGGCGAGGTTAGCATAACAACCGAAGCGCCGGTGAGTGCCATCAGGTATACCTTAAACGGACAGGAGCCAACCCTTACTTCGCCGGTTTACCAGGAACCGGTTTTATTGGCCAACGGAGGGATTGTTAAAGCACGTAGCTTTGAAGGCAGAGGGCAGAAAAGTGATGTTGCTTTTGCCTCATTTGGCTATGCCAAAATAGATTGGAAAATCATTGATGCGACTGCCGAAAATGACGTTGGTAACCGGGCCGAAAATGCGATTGATGAACACACTGGTACATTATACAGCACATTAAGCAAGGACAATGCTAAATTTCCGCAGCAAATATCCATTGATATGGGTGTAGCCCGGCAAATTAAAGCATTTGGATATTTACCAAGGCAGGATAAGCAGGCTGATGGTATTGTTGACCGGTATACATTTTATACAAGCCTGGACGGCAAAGAATGGGTAAAGGTGGCTTCGGGAGAGTTCTCGAATATTAAATCGAACCCGATTGAGCAGCCGGTTGTTTTAAGCACCCCTGTAAGCGCCAGGTATTTTAAATTTGAGGCTGAACATGTTATATCTGGCAATGGTATTACCGTTGCCGAATTAAGCGTTTATTAA
- a CDS encoding family 20 glycosylhydrolase — protein sequence MIAFLRKNAGIRLVTPLLFVWFSANAQGTAKFPLIPYPTKLIPGKGIFVITPRTTVSGSAFKSEAKELAALLEKGLGQKLILTKNQSASAISIIKSADITVSEGYRLTITPKHVEILANSGAGVFHAIETIRQLLPVSIEKGTTSKKLVLPVLTIQDEPAYGWRGMHLDVSRHFFSISYLKKFIDRMALYKMNKLHLHLTDDQGWRIEIKKYPKLTEEGAWRTFNDQDSLCMKLSKDNPDFVIDKEHIIQRGGKTLYGGFYTQQEMKGVVAYAAAKHIDIIPEIDMPGHMMAAINSYPFLTCNGENKWGTLFTKPICPCNETTFEFAQNVFTEIMDIFPSQYIHIGGDEVDRTDWGKSDACKALMEKEGIKDLAALQSYFINRMEKFFNSKGRKLIGWDEIIEGGISPTAIVMYWRGWVPNAPVEAVKNGNTVIMTPGEPLYFDNQPDQYSVDRVYHFNPIPKVLNKQEAKSIIGAQANIWSERIPSERRADYMAMPRMTALAEMLWTNQPDKYNSYLQRLVRQYSRMDALGINYRLPDLPGLLNEYVFTNEGKLSIASPLPTLTIRYTTDGTLPGVNSPILPTPLVIKKSELIRVAAFTQNGTRGDVYNLNYTQQQMLGPVKIAPPKPGLACTYYKAYFKATTFMKDAKVDSTFTTDKIEVPATVKAPSFGITYKGYIDVPADGIYSFYLTCDDGGVLKIGPNTVVDNDGNHSAQERSGQVVLKMGAHPFQLDFIEGGGGFKLRLKYSVNGSVPQEVPAGWFKN from the coding sequence ATGATAGCTTTTTTACGCAAAAATGCTGGCATCAGGCTGGTAACCCCACTCTTGTTTGTATGGTTTAGTGCAAATGCACAAGGCACAGCTAAATTTCCGCTGATACCTTATCCCACAAAATTAATACCGGGTAAAGGAATATTTGTCATAACACCGCGAACCACTGTGAGCGGATCGGCGTTTAAGAGCGAGGCCAAAGAACTTGCCGCACTGTTAGAAAAAGGACTTGGACAAAAGCTAATCCTAACTAAAAATCAATCGGCATCAGCAATAAGCATCATTAAAAGTGCCGATATAACAGTATCAGAAGGCTACCGGCTTACCATCACACCAAAGCATGTCGAAATTTTAGCTAACTCCGGGGCCGGCGTTTTTCATGCTATCGAAACCATCAGGCAATTGTTACCTGTTTCCATAGAAAAAGGCACAACAAGCAAAAAGTTAGTTTTGCCCGTATTGACTATTCAGGACGAGCCCGCTTATGGGTGGCGCGGTATGCACCTGGATGTTTCGCGGCACTTTTTTTCTATCAGCTATCTTAAAAAGTTTATCGACAGGATGGCGCTTTACAAAATGAACAAGCTGCACCTGCACCTGACCGACGACCAGGGCTGGCGCATCGAAATAAAAAAATATCCCAAACTAACCGAAGAGGGTGCATGGCGTACATTCAACGACCAGGATTCGTTGTGCATGAAACTTTCAAAAGATAACCCCGATTTTGTGATCGATAAGGAGCATATCATTCAGCGCGGTGGTAAAACACTTTACGGCGGATTTTACACCCAGCAGGAAATGAAGGGTGTGGTAGCCTATGCCGCGGCAAAGCACATTGATATTATTCCCGAGATAGATATGCCGGGTCACATGATGGCGGCCATCAATTCGTACCCGTTTTTAACCTGTAATGGCGAGAATAAATGGGGAACGCTGTTCACCAAACCCATTTGCCCTTGTAACGAAACAACCTTTGAGTTTGCCCAAAACGTATTTACCGAAATTATGGACATCTTCCCATCCCAATATATCCACATTGGAGGCGATGAAGTTGACCGTACCGATTGGGGTAAATCAGATGCCTGCAAGGCTTTGATGGAAAAGGAAGGGATAAAAGACCTGGCAGCTTTGCAAAGCTATTTTATTAACCGGATGGAAAAGTTTTTTAACTCCAAAGGCCGTAAATTAATAGGTTGGGATGAGATTATTGAAGGTGGCATCAGCCCTACCGCTATTGTAATGTACTGGCGCGGATGGGTACCTAATGCGCCTGTTGAAGCGGTAAAAAACGGTAATACAGTGATCATGACGCCCGGCGAGCCTTTATATTTTGATAACCAGCCCGATCAATATTCGGTTGACCGGGTGTATCATTTTAACCCAATCCCTAAAGTACTAAATAAACAGGAAGCTAAATCGATCATCGGCGCCCAGGCTAACATCTGGTCGGAACGGATCCCATCCGAGCGACGTGCCGATTATATGGCCATGCCCCGGATGACCGCCCTTGCCGAAATGCTTTGGACAAATCAGCCCGATAAATATAATTCATACCTGCAACGCCTGGTACGCCAGTATAGCAGGATGGATGCCTTAGGGATAAATTATCGCCTGCCGGATTTGCCGGGCCTGTTAAACGAATATGTATTTACCAATGAGGGCAAATTAAGCATTGCATCGCCTTTGCCAACTTTAACCATCCGTTATACTACCGATGGAACCCTGCCAGGCGTAAACTCCCCGATATTGCCCACACCATTGGTTATCAAAAAATCAGAGTTGATAAGGGTAGCAGCTTTTACCCAAAATGGCACCCGCGGTGATGTTTACAACCTGAATTATACCCAACAACAAATGCTTGGCCCGGTTAAAATAGCGCCGCCGAAACCCGGCCTGGCCTGTACTTATTACAAAGCTTACTTTAAAGCAACAACTTTTATGAAGGATGCTAAAGTTGATAGTACATTTACCACAGATAAAATTGAAGTACCGGCAACTGTAAAAGCGCCATCATTTGGTATTACTTATAAAGGCTATATTGATGTACCCGCTGATGGTATTTACAGCTTTTACCTTACCTGCGACGATGGCGGAGTTTTAAAAATAGGCCCCAACACGGTTGTAGACAACGATGGCAACCATTCGGCCCAGGAACGCAGCGGGCAGGTGGTCTTAAAAATGGGGGCACACCCTTTTCAGCTTGATTTTATTGAGGGTGGCGGCGGCTTTAAGCTGCGCCTAAAGTATAGTGTTAATGGCTCGGTACCGCAGGAGGTGCCGGCTGGTTGGTTTAAAAATTAA
- a CDS encoding uracil-DNA glycosylase family protein has translation MNTFADRIIAFNQQLEYTGTLPTGISIMNPFRDNDFALDVSTRFYGKYYSDNHPRHLILGINPGRFGSGMTGVSFTDPKRMISKCQIPYTGPITHEPSSEYVYDMIDAFGGITAFYEQFYIHSVCPLGFTITGPKGTEVNYNYYDTPELTKAVYPFITENIQKQISLGFETDVCFCFGTGKNEAFLRKLNDEKKFFKQIVALEHPRFIMQYKSKTKQDYIAKYLKAFNSVIIPKKIGSRENLRSETRP, from the coding sequence ATGAACACCTTTGCCGATAGAATAATAGCCTTTAACCAACAACTGGAATATACAGGAACGCTGCCAACAGGCATAAGCATCATGAACCCGTTCAGGGATAATGATTTTGCGCTGGATGTATCCACGCGGTTTTACGGCAAATATTATAGCGATAACCATCCCCGCCATTTGATATTGGGTATTAACCCGGGCCGGTTTGGCTCGGGCATGACAGGAGTGTCATTTACCGATCCCAAACGGATGATCAGCAAATGCCAGATACCCTATACCGGGCCAATTACACATGAGCCCTCGTCAGAATATGTGTATGATATGATTGATGCCTTTGGCGGTATAACCGCGTTTTATGAGCAGTTTTACATCCATTCGGTTTGCCCGCTCGGCTTTACCATAACCGGCCCAAAGGGTACGGAGGTAAATTACAACTATTATGATACCCCGGAATTAACCAAAGCGGTATATCCTTTTATCACAGAAAATATTCAAAAACAGATCAGCCTGGGTTTTGAAACAGATGTTTGCTTTTGCTTTGGCACAGGCAAAAACGAAGCCTTTTTGCGTAAGCTAAACGATGAAAAAAAGTTTTTTAAGCAAATAGTAGCCCTGGAACACCCACGGTTTATTATGCAATACAAATCAAAAACTAAACAGGATTATATAGCCAAATACTTAAAGGCCTTTAATTCAGTAATTATCCCAAAAAAAATAGGATCAAGGGAAAACCTGAGGTCAGAAACCAGACCTTAA